tcatacaatgggccttgggccccatatGGGATGATCAATCTTGTCCGAGGAGATGACGTGGATACCAAAAGAGGTCCCAGTCTAGTTCTCGTAGGCCTAAAGTCACGCAAAAggcggtccgaggagaaatgtctcctcggacgtaaCAAATATGGTTCAAACATACACTCTGCCTGCTAGAAGGACCCATCCCAACGGGCATTAGTAACAAGGATGAGTCTCACAGGCCTGTaggaaggaaggaaggaagCGTAGGGTGTCCAAGGAGAGGCTGCAGTTGCCGCATTAAATacattgcagctacttttttggccgtattaatgtggagaggacctgtgaacagtgttgccttggctaccacaagtcacagaaagatggggggggatgtccgatgggacagacactcaagtgagggtccagatgatcaacaagtgtaaggccctgATGACTTCAAGAAAACCATATAAGAAAGGGGAGTCCCTATGAAgaggggagagaaaaaaagaaaaaagaaaactagaaCAGAAGAACAGTGAAAGAACCATAGTCTTTGAACAAGGACCTGTGTCCGCTCCTCACGCCTCCTCGGACTAAGAATCTATGGACATGAAAGGGctttttcttactttcaatCGTTTTATGGCCCAACTTTAACTCGAATACACTTCGTTTAGGCCTAGTTCtatagcccactctctataaatttattgtctCAGCGCTCTTTGGACCAAAACCCCATACTTATTGGGCTTGGGCTCTGAATTGTGACCCTACAGTAATTATTCTATTAAGATGGTTTTCTTGTATAAATACTGGCATAGTGTTCCTATTGTTAATTAAACGAAGATTAATCAAaatccttctctctttttcgtaTTGATATTGTTCTTTGAGTATTACTTCATATTGATGAATTATCACAGATTGTATTTTTGTCATAAAGAACCAAAGAGGAATTTAGTTATTTATCTGACAAGTCTTTCATAAGATGTGAACTTTTCTCCAATATTTAAATAGAGTGTACTCTTTGTATGTACGTTGCAATAAGCTCAAATactgttgttgtttttgttttttttttttttttttttttttttttagaataaaggATATATGCTCGAATTTCGCtattaaaacaaattcaatcaatGTCTTagattaataataaaaacaattatcataaaaTAGACGCCATACATTTAAATCTTATTATCattatcataaaataaatacaaagcaCTCTCAAATAAAAATAGGAGAAGTCGGGAAAGAAAATCATTAGTTGTTTCCTTGCGATAAATTGAACTCTATTTTTCGCTAGTTATGACCTTGTCGATGTCATTGGCAATGGCCATGGCATCCATTGATACTCCAAAGAGTCCTCTCCTTGACAATCCAGCACAATATAAACCCTTCTCTCCTCTCCAATGTTCTGGCATTCTATTCTTTGGCATCCCATCACCATTAAGAGCATACTTATAGTCCtgcaaaatataatatttacacATTACTATAGGACCGAAAGCCCTTTTATAACACATTACTTAGTTCCCTTCCTTcccattttgattttgttatacctatttaaaaaaacccaactttcaaaaagaaaattatttagggtgtgtttggatacttgaatttagatttgaatttgaattttaaagtgatggatttaaaatgttttaattccaaattcataaatatttaaGCATGTTATATggatttaaaaaattctatagGTTTAGAagttatttcaaattcaaagatTTTACGATTTAAAATTCTTGGTGAATTTGACAAACACACCTTTATGCATTGttttttgggtcatgttaatAAGTGCTCTTAGGGTAGtggttaacaattcattttagaaaaaatttaatacaatttttatgaaaaatgaaaaaatctatcaaaacattaatggttttttttttcctcattaaaattttctttaaatgaattattaaccaatacCCTAAGAACATTCGTtagaatttccttttttttttttttttttttttacataaaaaatgcaaattttcaaaactatctTAATTTTAACATTAGCGTAAGAAGAATGttgtctttttaaataaagttaagGGTATGTTATGAACTTTGTTTATTAACTTTTCAAAGATTTTCATTTTAGGACTTCCTAAACTGGAATAAACATAGCTTAACAATATGGGACAATAAGAGACAGggagtaataataataataataataataacaaaacctTTAGCCACTTATTAGCTGCGCTTTTATAGCCAGTGGCCAAAACAATGGCATCGAAATTCTTTTCTGTGCCATTTTTGAACTTCACATTATTCTTTTCAATGTTCAAAATCTCCGGGACAACCTGCAGTAAACCACGCAAGGAAATTTTCATATTAGATATCATGTGAACTATTTCTTGCAATGCGGAGAAAACTCAGGCACTTAATTTcttgattaaataaaaatagtagtaataaatttcatttatttattttgcttgtgAACGTGTTCCGCAAATGTTTAAAAGATGTCGGGCAAAAAAACATTTctaattcttatattttgacttttttatttttattttttagaatcaccttatttttttcttcttttttttttttttttttaagaagaaaaacttatttttaacttcacaatttttattttagtttttatattttttaagttactattattttggtccctaacatATTCTCATAttcaaaaaacattatttttaaactAGCAGTGCAATTCATTAGCCACATATGAATTATTATTCGTAAGTGAAATAAGGATCAAGACCAAAACGATAGCAAGTTTAATAATATAAcgacaaaaacaaaatatatgaaaaatatatgaagttaCCTCTATCTCTCCATTTTGAATCTTTCCTATGGTTCCAACATCGATAACCGGAGATCTTCCTGTTACATTTTTATGAGCGAATGGACCTCTCGGTGGTCTATAAATCCCATACTTAGTCAAATCACCATATTTGAATCTTGCAAGCATTGTGATTAGAGTATCCACCATGTAAACTGGGAGATAATTCAACAACGACATTCCCCGATGCACCAATTCTTTGGTCAACACATGAAACTACAATCAAACACATTAGTATATAGTGagttaactattaaaaaattattataagaaGAAGTATATATGGCTTTAAATATGTTTGGAACTATATTGCTTCAACCTAGATTTGGCGATTAAAGATATCATTTATATGTAATTTtagttacataatttttttaataagttatatgaattatttaaataagacACATAAATAGTTTTATAAACAACTACACAATAGATTAGAAAATATAACTCCAAACATATTTGGaactaaacatttttttaaaattatatatattagatttttatgATGTCAACTGAATCGAATTCTACAAATGGCCAactattgagaaaaaaataatggattgtttattattattattattattattattattatcaggttcaagtatatatataaaataaaaattaaaggattCCTAACTTTTAACCATGAAAtccaaatttataatttcttctaaaaaaaaaaagaatatttagagGAAGAATGAAgtgcattaataatttataaacttttctatttttttatgaaatacatTAAGTATATTATAAACTCTCATACAAATACGTACCACTTTTTGTATTTCAtcaatcacaacttgtcatatgtttatttatttttttcattttaaactttggttattttataaggaaaattaaacaaatatataacaagttgTGATCGGTGGAGAGATAGAGAACATGAATGCAAATTAATAAGTACACAATAAGAAGAGAGAATCTTACTGGACTTCTAATAACGATTGAAGTGCGAGCTCCATGGTCTTTAAGGTCATAGGCAATCTCCATTCCAGAATTACCACATCCAATTACCAAAACATCCTTAGGTTTATATCTTGAACCTGATTTGAAATGGTTGGAATGGACAATCTCACCTGGAAAACTTGACAACCCTTTAATATCAGGAATATAACCCTCATTATTCTCGCCACTAGCAACCACTAAGAAATCAGCATGGTAAACTTCCACATTTCCTTCTAATGTGTTCTTAGCTTCAATTCTCC
This DNA window, taken from Quercus robur chromosome 2, dhQueRobu3.1, whole genome shotgun sequence, encodes the following:
- the LOC126699668 gene encoding probable indole-3-pyruvate monooxygenase YUCCA10; the protein is METKVLIVGAGPSGLATSACLTRHSIPHLILEREDCYASLWKKRTYDRLGLHLAKEFCFLPHKPLPPDAPTFMPKDFFLKYVDDYVSQFNINPLYHRIVESASLVEAGKKWRIEAKNTLEGNVEVYHADFLVVASGENNEGYIPDIKGLSSFPGEIVHSNHFKSGSRYKPKDVLVIGCGNSGMEIAYDLKDHGARTSIVIRSPFHVLTKELVHRGMSLLNYLPVYMVDTLITMLARFKYGDLTKYGIYRPPRGPFAHKNVTGRSPVIDVGTIGKIQNGEIEVVPEILNIEKNNVKFKNGTEKNFDAIVLATGYKSAANKWLKDYKYALNGDGMPKNRMPEHWRGEKGLYCAGLSRRGLFGVSMDAMAIANDIDKVITSEK